Proteins from a single region of Canis aureus isolate CA01 chromosome 26, VMU_Caureus_v.1.0, whole genome shotgun sequence:
- the LPIN3 gene encoding phosphatidate phosphatase LPIN3 isoform X3, protein MEINGEPVDLHMKLGDSGEAFFVQELESDDEHVPPRLCTSPIPCGALSGFPSDSQRSTASEPEALPEEVPSTGRKKKLRRRKPRRKEDTVAANSSSEELETGAESELSLLEKPRPEPPGSPSSVQSEGESSPQAKDIYPYSDGEWGPQASLLPGGLTSPKSDSELELRTPEPSPPRAESHIQWAWGRLPKVAKAEWPESSKVADGSAGAASPLQGKPSTPSASVSGVDPSGPLILPAGTAASLPPTDGEPPALLGSPLPIPETKETKTPSRREAGLPLPSKSWSWASLEDPVSAGRKGSMKRSQHLGPSDIYLDDLPSLDSENAALYFPRSDCGLGPRRWSAPNSQKHLGDPNPEQEPEPTLDTVDMIELSLCGGLADSRDISLEKFNQHIVSYQDLVQNPGLLEHPNLVVKINEKHYNWAVAAPMILSLQAFQRNLPKSTVDKLEKEKMPRKGGRWWFSWRRRDFPVQERSAQTEKTTAREQQGEKTDVLSSEDDAPESPVILEAPSLPPSPPAYTPTYKKSLRLSSNQIRRLNLQEGANDVVFSVTTQYQGTCRCRATIYLWKWDDKVVISDIDGTITKSDALGHILPQLGKDWTHQGITSLYHKIHLNGYKFLYCSARAIGMADLTKGYLRWVSERGFGLPKGPILLSPSSLFSALHREVIEKKPEVFKIACLSDIQQLFLPNRQPFYAAFGNRPNDVTAYRQVGLPESRIFTVNPRGELIQELVKNHKSTYERLGEVVELVFPPVGRGPSTDLAHPEYSNFCYWREPLVPVDLDALA, encoded by the exons ATGGAGATCAATGGGGAGCCTGTGGACTTGCACATGAAGCTGGGGGACAGCGGGGAGGCCTTCTTCGTCCAGGAGCTGGAGAGTGATGAT GAACACGTGCCTCCCCGTCTCTGCACATCACCCATCCCTTGTGGGGCCCTGTCTGGGTTCCCCTCAGACTCCCAGCGGAGCACAGCCAGTGAGCCTGAGGCTCTCCCTGAGGAGGTGCCCTCCACGGGGCGGAAGAAGAAGCTTCGCAGGAGGAAACCTAGGCGGAAGGAGGACACGGTGGCAGCCAATTCTAGTTCCGAGGAGCTGGAGACGGGCGCTGAGAGTGAACTGTCCCTGCTGGAAAAGCCAAGGCCAGAACCCCCAGG CTCCCCCAGCAGCGTCCAGTCAGAAGGGGAGTCCTCACCGCAAGCCAAAGACATCTACCCCTACTCTGATGGCGAGTGGGGTCCCCAGGCCAG CCTCCTGCCAGGTGGGCTGACATCCCCTAAGAGTGACTCAGAGCTGGAGCTGCGGACCCCCGAGCCCAGCCCTCCGCGAGCTGAGTCCCATATACAgtgggcctgggggaggctgcCGAAG GTGGCCAAAGCCGAGTGGCCCGAGTCCTCGAAGGTGGCTGATGGCAGTGCCGGGGCAGCCTCTCCTCTTCAGGGGAAGCCCAGCACCCCCTCCGCTTCTGTGTCTGGCGTGGATCCTTCAGGACCCCTTATCCTGCCAGCAGGGACTGCTGCTAGCCTTCCTCCTACTGATGGGGAGCCTCCCGCTCTGTTGGGTTCCCCTCTCCCCATTCCTGAGACCAAAGAAACCAAGACTCCGAGCCGCAGGGAGGCAGGCCTGCCTCTTCCTTCAAAATCATGGAGCTGGGCCAGCCTGGAGGACCCAGTTTCTGCTGGGAGGAAAG gctccatgaagagaagCCAGCACCTGGGCCCCAGTGACATCTATCTGGATGACCTGCCCTCTCTGGATTCTGAGAATGCAGCCCTATACTTCCCCCGGAG TGACTGTGGACTGGGGCCCAGACGGTGGAGTGCGCCCAACAGCCAGAAGCACCTAGGAGACCCCAACCCAGAACAGGAGCCAGAACCCACTCTGGACACGGTAGACATGATAGAGCTGTCCCTGTGTGGTGGCCTAGCTGACAGCCGGGACATCTCCCTGG AGAAGTTCAACCAGCACATTGTCTCCTACCAAGACCTCGTCCAAAACCCTGGCCTCCTGGAGCACCCAAACCTGGTGGTGAAAATCAATGAGAA GCATTATAACTGGGCTGTAGCTGCTCCCATGATCCTCTCCCTGCAAGCCTTCCagagaaacttgcccaag AGCACCGTGGACAAACTGGAAAAGGAGAAGATGCCCCGGAAGGGTGGACGGTGGTGGTTTTCCTGGCGACGCAGGGACTTCCCGGTCCAGGAG CGCAGTGCCCAGACGGAGAAAACCACagccagggagcagcaggg ggagaaGACTGATGTCCTGAGTAGTGAGGATGATGCCCCAGAGAGCcctgtgatcctggaggccccgtcccTGCCACCCTCGCCTCCAGCCTACACTCCCACCTACAAGAAGTCTCTGCGCCTCTCCTCCAATCAGATC CGGCGCCTGAACCTGCAAGAAGGTGCCAATGATGTGGTCTTCAGTGTGACCACCCAGTACCAGGGCACCTGCCGCTGCAGGGCCACCATCTATCTGTGGAAATGGGACGACAAGGTGGTCATCTCGGACATCGACGGGACCATTACCAA GTCAGACGCTCTGGGCCACATTTTGCCGCAGCTGGGGAAAGACTGGACACACCAGGGCATCACCAGTCTCTACCACAAAATCCACCT aAATGGGTACAAGTTCCTGTACTGCTCGGCGCGGGCCATCGGCATGGCAGACCTCACCAAGGGTTACCTGCGCTGGGTGAGCGAGCGGGGCTTTGGCCTCCCCAAGGGCCCCATCCTGCTGTCTCCCAGCAGCCTCTTCTCCGCTCTCCACAG GGAGGTGATTGAGAAGAAACCAGAGGTGTTCAAAATCGCCTGCCTGAGTGACATCCAGCAGCTGTTCCTGCCCAACAGACAGCCCTTCTATGCTGCCTTCGGAAACAGGCCCAAC GATGTCACTGCCTACCGGCAGGTGGGCCTCCCAGAATCTCGCATCTTCACGGTCAATCCCCGGGGAGAGCTCATTCAGGAACTTGTGAAGAACCACAAATCCAC GTACGAACGCCTAGGTGAGGTGGTTGAGCTCGTCTTCCCTCCTGTGGGCCGTGGCCCCAGCACAGACCTGGCCCACCCCGAATACAGCAACTTCTGCTACTGGCGGGAGCCACTGGTTCCTGTGGACCTCGATGCCCTGGCCTGA